A portion of the Callithrix jacchus isolate 240 chromosome 13, calJac240_pri, whole genome shotgun sequence genome contains these proteins:
- the LOC144578878 gene encoding protein NYNRIN-like: MDEKAHIAVGVLAQPVGNTLLPLAYLSKQLSPTEKGWPPCLRALAAAATLTTEALKINLQQPLTLFSPHKLQELVSGQALPHLGPSKVQLLHLLFLENPNISLSHCPALNPATLFPSPTAPTQDHQCLEVIIETQSPRPDLHSTPIEAEATLFVDGSSFLCPGKFRIAGYAIVTPSDVIETHSLPLGTTSQQAELVALTRALKWARDKTVNIYTDSKYAFLIAHSHCIIWKERGFLTTKGTPVVNGKLIADLISAIQLPKQVAIIHCQGHQTSGFLVALGNAFADRTARETAQTCPPPKEIYFLSRCYKPQYSNSELELLQQNPGVTFRDGWAFNHNLLILPQAQKTTIIKDIHDSLHIGPKALLHFLLPILYPEGLPSLIHQVHAQCLICAKTNPQGACHLRQQLHQLRGSLPGQDWQIDFTHMPRHKQFRFLLTIVDTFSGWIEAFPTTSESADTVAAHLIQDIIPRFGLPATIQSDNGPAFVSKVTNAVCASLGIQWKLHAAYHPQSSVSTVPVSGTHLAHHPSDVTTANPSSFQLRIPPSADFPDSLKNPTSLLYSRK, encoded by the exons ATGGATGAGAAAGCCCACATCGCGGTAGGAGTCCTGGCTCAACCGGTCGGCAACACCCTCCTTCCACTAGCATACCTTTCCAAACAACTCAGCCCCACGGAAAAGGGGTGGCCACCTTGCCTCCGAGCCTTAGCAGCAGCCGCCACACTTACGACAGAAGCCCTTAAGATCAACCTCCAGCAACCACTCACACTATTCTCCCCTCACAAACTGCAGGAGCTTGTGTCCGGTCAGGCCTTACCACACCTCGGGCCATCCAAGGTCCAACTCCTACACCTTCTATTCCTGGAGAACCCCAATATTTCCCTCTCCCACTGTCCTGCTCTTAACCCAGCCACCCTTTTCCCTTCTCCAACCGCTCCAACACAAGATCACCAATGCCTCGAGGTTATCATTGAAACTCAATCCCCACGGCCCGACCTACACTCCACTCCTATCGAGGCCGAAGCGACACTTTTTGTAGATGGGAGTTCCTTCCTATGCCCAGGAAAATTCCGTATTGCTGGATATGCAATAGTGACTCCTTCAGACGTCATTGAGACTCATTCCCTCCCCTTAGGAACCACCTCACAACAGGCTGAGTTAGTCGCCCTCACCCGGGCTCTCAAGTGGGCCAGGGACAAAACTGTCAACATCTACACAGACTCAAAGTATGCCTTCCTTATTGCCCACTCCCATTGTATTATCTGGAAAGAGAGAGGATTCTTAACCACCAAGGGCACCCCGGTAGTTAACGGAAAACTTATAGCTGATCTTATCTCTGCCATCCAGCTTCCAAAGCAGGTTGCCATCATTCACTGTCAAGGACACCAAACCTCTGGGTTCCTAGTAGCCCTAGGTAATGCTTTCGCAGACAGGACAGCCAGAGAAACAGCACAAACCTGCCCACCCCCAAAGGAAATCTACTTCCTGTCACGCTGCTACAAACCCCAGTATTCCAACTCTGAGCTCGAACTTTTACAGCAAAACCCTGGAGTGACCTTTAGGGATGGATGGGCCTTCAACCACAACCTTCTGATACTTCCCCAAGCACAAAAAACTACCATCATAAAGGACATCCATGATTCCTTGCATATCGGGCCAAAAGCCCTACTCCACTTCCTCCTACCCATATTATATCCAGAAGGGCTCCCTTCCCTTATTCACCAGGTCCACGCTCAATGTCTCATTTGTGCGAAGACAAACCCCCAAGGAGCCTGTCATCTTCGTCAACAGCTCCACCAGTTGCGTGGATCTTTACCAGGACAAGATTGGCAAATTGATTTTACTCACATGCCAAGACATAAACAATTTCGGTTCCTGTTAACCATTGTTgatactttttcaggctggatcgAAGCTTTTCCCACCACTTCGGAGTCTGCCGACACTGTTGCTGCCCATCTCATCCAGGACATCATCCCTCGGTTTGGGCTTCCGGCCACTAttcagtcagacaacggcccggCCTTTGTCTCCAAAGTTACTAACGCTGTCTGTGCTTCCTTAGGGATTCAGTGGAAACTGCATGCGGCTTACCACCCCCAGTCATCGG tttctacagTGCCGGTTTCAGGAACTCACCTGGCTCACCATCCATCAGATGTTACTACAGCCAACCCCTCGTCATTCCAACTACGCATACCACCCTCTGCCGACTTCCCAGACTCCTTAAAAAACCCCACTTCGCTCCTGtacagcaggaagtag